Proteins co-encoded in one Candidatus Methanomethylicota archaeon genomic window:
- a CDS encoding GTP-binding protein, translating to MVTNLPPQAKALMREYQEAKSIPEKIAKLEALISAIPEHKGTEKLRRNLKRTLAKLKRELEERERKRAKSSSGIRFSVK from the coding sequence ATGGTTACAAATCTTCCACCACAGGCAAAGGCTTTGATGAGGGAGTATCAAGAAGCTAAGAGTATACCTGAAAAGATAGCTAAACTTGAAGCTTTGATATCAGCGATCCCCGAGCATAAGGGTACTGAGAAGCTTAGGAGGAACTTGAAGAGGACTCTAGCTAAGCTTAAGAGGGAGTTGGAGGAGAGGGAGAGGAAGCGTGCAAAATCCTCTAGTGGAATTAGATTTTCAGTTAAG